In a single window of the Thermofilum uzonense genome:
- a CDS encoding 4Fe-4S dicluster domain-containing protein has product MTRLTVQDVDKCVGCMSCMFACSRRFGEGGLAKSAIHVSSIGGVERGYKVVVCRGCEEPSCEAACPTGALVKRKDGGVILNSSKCIGCGNCLRACPIGAVMWDYEMNKPIICVHCGYCTNYCPYGVLTLAR; this is encoded by the coding sequence GTGACGAGGTTAACAGTTCAGGATGTAGACAAGTGTGTAGGCTGCATGTCCTGTATGTTTGCTTGTTCCCGAAGATTTGGGGAGGGAGGCCTTGCCAAGTCTGCCATTCATGTTTCGAGTATAGGGGGCGTTGAGAGGGGCTATAAGGTTGTTGTTTGTAGGGGGTGTGAGGAGCCGTCCTGTGAGGCTGCATGCCCTACAGGCGCACTTGTGAAACGTAAGGATGGGGGTGTTATTTTGAACTCTTCCAAGTGTATAGGCTGTGGAAACTGCCTGAGGGCCTGTCCAATTGGTGCCGTAATGTGGGATTACGAGATGAATAAGCCTATTATTTGCGTCCACTGCGGTTACTGCACGAACTATTGTCCTTATGGTGTCCTAACTCTAGCAAGGTGA
- a CDS encoding CBS domain-containing protein, which produces MVESTPPLDNLLVRLEPLTHARTVSLAAEKMWQNEIPVVAVVDDEKKYLGVVSIFTLLRSRAHGETKLKNLVEKAPLVQWPSDPVSIAQIFARTGLPGLAVIEKGSIIGVVHARRVIYALKLAPKVPARHIMYPIEPLKPDDSVEKARKLIAEIGLRLVPVAHDGRLVGAVRVYDLVNFIYNTPLRRDKLGEVKGEVEYFLDQPVHKIMMSPQRTVNVDGVPTIEDIAEGAIVLDPKQNVVGVISPYLFIRRLLPEVEEAKLPIRIEGLDELDFIERNLVTRKTVDIAKSVAARANLLEFSVVLKPREKAGERRRYDVRVSIKLDKGSYTASTSGWDVVQAVFESLELAYKNFAKTKEKKRERVIDLARLRKRIGF; this is translated from the coding sequence ATGGTAGAATCTACTCCTCCCCTCGATAATCTTCTAGTCCGATTAGAACCTCTCACTCATGCCCGAACAGTCTCACTAGCCGCGGAAAAGATGTGGCAAAACGAGATACCCGTTGTAGCCGTAGTAGACGACGAGAAAAAATATCTGGGAGTGGTGTCTATCTTCACGCTCCTGAGGTCTCGTGCACACGGCGAGACAAAGCTCAAGAATTTAGTCGAGAAAGCCCCCCTCGTCCAGTGGCCCTCCGACCCCGTAAGTATTGCACAAATCTTTGCACGTACAGGTCTACCAGGATTAGCAGTCATCGAGAAGGGAAGCATTATTGGAGTAGTACATGCAAGACGAGTAATCTATGCTCTTAAATTGGCTCCAAAGGTGCCCGCACGACACATAATGTACCCCATAGAGCCCCTCAAGCCCGATGACAGCGTTGAGAAAGCCAGGAAGCTTATAGCAGAGATCGGACTTAGGCTCGTTCCTGTAGCCCATGACGGTAGACTAGTGGGCGCGGTGAGGGTATACGACCTTGTGAACTTTATATACAACACGCCACTTCGCAGGGACAAGCTAGGCGAGGTAAAGGGAGAGGTAGAATACTTCCTTGATCAACCAGTACACAAGATAATGATGTCTCCTCAGAGAACAGTTAATGTGGACGGTGTACCTACCATTGAAGATATCGCCGAGGGAGCTATTGTCTTGGACCCTAAACAAAATGTTGTGGGTGTTATATCCCCCTATCTGTTTATAAGGCGTCTCCTACCGGAGGTTGAGGAAGCCAAACTACCTATAAGAATCGAAGGGTTAGATGAACTAGACTTTATAGAGAGAAACCTTGTCACAAGAAAAACTGTCGACATAGCGAAAAGCGTTGCGGCGCGAGCTAATCTTCTAGAATTCTCGGTAGTCTTAAAGCCACGCGAGAAAGCTGGTGAGAGGCGGAGATATGACGTCCGGGTTTCGATAAAGCTAGATAAAGGCTCTTATACCGCGTCTACCTCTGGCTGGGATGTTGTACAGGCGGTCTTCGAGTCACTAGAGCTTGCCTACAAGAATTTCGCGAAGACAAAGGAAAAGAAGAGAGAACGTGTAATAGATCTTGCTCGTTTAAGGAAGAGGATAGGGTTTTAG
- a CDS encoding phosphoribosyltransferase, which translates to MVEVFRDRLHAGRLLGEKLLSLRKTWEKAIVLGIPRGGVVTAKAVAEKLGVPLNAIVSRKLRAPGNPELGIGAVSEYDALWINQGLVEELGISEEYLNQEISFQRKRVSEYVAKFRGGLALQIPGLDAIIVDDGIATGATVIVAAIAARRAGASRVIIATPVISDDVVSLVREYCDELVWVHKPLLLYAVGMYYQDFSEVTDEQVVDILKHLQPS; encoded by the coding sequence ATGGTCGAGGTTTTCCGAGATAGGCTTCACGCCGGAAGGCTTCTAGGGGAAAAATTATTATCGCTTAGGAAAACCTGGGAGAAAGCTATAGTACTGGGCATACCTAGGGGTGGGGTTGTAACTGCGAAAGCAGTAGCTGAGAAGCTAGGAGTACCCCTAAACGCAATAGTTTCGAGGAAGCTTCGAGCCCCCGGCAACCCGGAGCTTGGAATCGGAGCTGTAAGCGAGTATGACGCCCTCTGGATTAATCAGGGTTTGGTAGAGGAACTAGGAATTAGTGAGGAATACTTGAACCAGGAGATATCGTTTCAACGAAAACGTGTATCGGAATACGTAGCTAAATTCAGAGGTGGTCTCGCGCTACAGATACCAGGGCTTGATGCGATTATTGTTGACGATGGGATTGCTACAGGTGCAACAGTAATAGTGGCTGCGATCGCGGCACGTAGAGCGGGTGCCTCAAGAGTAATAATTGCTACTCCTGTAATTTCAGATGACGTAGTGAGCCTTGTTAGGGAATACTGTGACGAGCTTGTGTGGGTTCATAAGCCGCTTCTACTCTACGCAGTAGGAATGTACTACCAAGATTTTAGCGAAGTTACAGATGAACAAGTTGTAGACATCTTAAAACATCTCCAGCCAAGTTAA
- a CDS encoding L-threonylcarbamoyladenylate synthase produces MRPKTLILKVDPQNPSINVIREAARILAEGGLVAFPTETVYGLGAAADIREAVLKIFKVKNRPPDNPLILHLADPEWLPRVSRNIPSYAYKLIEKFWPGPLTLILPKAEQVLSEVTAGLPKVAVRVPAHRVAQLLIKELGKPVAAPSANRSGRPSPTHARHVIEDFNGQIDAIIDAGETLHGVESTILDITLWPPVLLRPGAIPIEEIEMTLGVKVTVPEFARGIRESEEAIAPGTKYRHYAPMAEMILVEAEDYKNLDKLVEKVKEIALKKISRGVKVGILCSDETAHRYEGLGLVVSLGPRSDSFIIARNLFKALRSMDELGVEFIVAEGFEEKGLGLTVMNRLRKASGHNVVNAV; encoded by the coding sequence ATGAGACCGAAGACTCTGATCCTTAAAGTCGATCCTCAAAACCCTTCAATTAACGTGATTAGAGAAGCAGCCCGCATTCTTGCAGAGGGCGGACTTGTCGCCTTCCCCACAGAAACCGTCTACGGATTGGGGGCCGCAGCTGATATACGTGAAGCGGTACTCAAAATCTTCAAGGTTAAGAACAGACCACCAGATAACCCACTCATACTACATCTCGCTGACCCTGAGTGGTTGCCGAGAGTCTCCAGGAATATCCCCTCCTATGCCTACAAGCTTATTGAAAAGTTTTGGCCTGGACCACTAACACTGATCCTGCCAAAGGCGGAGCAGGTGCTTAGTGAGGTCACAGCCGGCCTGCCTAAAGTAGCTGTCAGGGTTCCAGCGCATCGCGTAGCACAATTACTGATCAAGGAATTAGGGAAACCCGTTGCAGCCCCTAGCGCGAATAGATCTGGAAGACCTTCTCCCACTCATGCCCGACATGTCATAGAAGATTTCAATGGCCAAATAGATGCAATAATTGATGCTGGTGAAACCCTCCATGGAGTTGAGTCAACAATACTTGACATCACCCTTTGGCCCCCCGTCCTGCTAAGACCAGGAGCCATACCTATCGAAGAAATAGAAATGACCTTGGGCGTAAAGGTAACGGTACCTGAGTTCGCTCGTGGGATACGGGAGTCAGAAGAAGCTATTGCTCCGGGAACAAAATACAGGCATTATGCTCCTATGGCTGAAATGATCCTGGTTGAAGCTGAAGATTATAAGAACCTTGATAAGCTAGTTGAAAAAGTAAAGGAGATAGCTCTCAAGAAAATTTCTAGAGGAGTCAAGGTCGGGATTTTATGCAGTGATGAGACAGCACACAGATATGAAGGACTCGGATTGGTGGTTAGTCTAGGTCCACGTAGCGACAGCTTTATCATTGCTAGGAATCTCTTTAAGGCTTTAAGATCTATGGACGAGTTAGGCGTCGAGTTTATTGTGGCTGAAGGCTTCGAGGAAAAAGGTTTGGGGTTGACGGTAATGAATAGGCTTAGAAAAGCCTCGGGTCATAACGTTGTAAATGCTGTGTAA
- a CDS encoding diacylglycerol/polyprenol kinase family protein, with product MININEVVYAALLFVWVMFVVTVIAKLTYEFFTKRGESHKVAIYYSRKVIHILAGGVVALVVALYPLFSTPALPFALGLLLALLTYIPHKTGKLMYWFQDPDNIYEVDFCIMWAIFITLGWFAGNQLGYNHPFLFGALPLLFMAVGDGVTGIVRNALFKRRIKHWSGNLAMFIVSAAMAIALNFGLSGVLSALAASFIERVEYIGGVRLDDNITVPIVSFTTLYLLQSLGIF from the coding sequence ATGATAAATATAAACGAGGTAGTGTATGCAGCCCTACTATTTGTCTGGGTAATGTTCGTAGTAACAGTAATTGCGAAGCTAACATATGAGTTCTTTACTAAGCGCGGAGAAAGCCATAAGGTGGCCATTTATTATTCAAGAAAAGTGATACACATACTAGCAGGCGGAGTAGTGGCTCTCGTTGTCGCATTATACCCCCTATTTTCAACCCCAGCATTACCATTCGCCTTAGGGCTTCTCCTCGCATTGTTGACGTATATCCCGCATAAAACTGGTAAACTCATGTATTGGTTCCAAGACCCGGACAATATCTACGAAGTGGATTTCTGCATCATGTGGGCTATCTTTATAACTCTAGGCTGGTTTGCGGGCAACCAGCTAGGATATAATCACCCGTTCTTGTTCGGTGCATTACCGCTACTTTTCATGGCCGTAGGGGACGGCGTCACGGGAATAGTCAGGAATGCTCTCTTTAAGAGAAGGATAAAGCATTGGAGCGGAAATCTTGCAATGTTCATAGTGAGCGCTGCTATGGCTATCGCCTTAAATTTCGGACTCTCAGGAGTACTTTCGGCTCTGGCGGCGAGTTTTATTGAAAGAGTTGAGTACATAGGAGGCGTAAGGCTAGATGACAATATAACAGTACCTATCGTCTCTTTCACGACTCTATACCTTCTCCAGTCCCTTGGAATCTTTTAA
- a CDS encoding peroxiredoxin, protein MSEGRIPLLGEKIPSMEVKTTHGTITFPDHYKGKWIVLFSHPADFTPVCTTEFVAFQKRFEEFQKLNVQLIGLSIDQVFSHIKWVEWIKEKLGVEIKFPIIADDTGEVAKKFGMIHPGKGTNTVRAVFIIDPNGVLRAMLYYPQELGRNIDEILRMIKGLQTADKHGVTIPANWPNNELIGDHVIVPPAADEKTAKERLEKAAKKEIECYDWWFCHKKA, encoded by the coding sequence ATGTCAGAAGGAAGAATCCCCTTGTTAGGAGAAAAGATACCCTCGATGGAAGTTAAGACTACTCACGGAACAATTACTTTCCCTGATCACTATAAAGGAAAATGGATAGTGTTATTCAGCCATCCAGCAGACTTTACGCCTGTCTGCACCACGGAATTTGTAGCCTTCCAGAAGAGATTTGAGGAATTCCAGAAGCTTAATGTACAGCTTATCGGTCTAAGCATCGACCAGGTATTCAGTCATATAAAGTGGGTTGAATGGATAAAGGAGAAGCTAGGCGTCGAGATAAAGTTCCCCATAATCGCTGACGATACAGGTGAGGTTGCCAAGAAGTTTGGGATGATACACCCTGGCAAGGGCACGAACACTGTCCGAGCTGTATTCATCATCGACCCAAACGGTGTACTTAGAGCTATGCTGTACTACCCACAGGAGTTAGGCAGGAACATAGACGAAATCCTCAGAATGATTAAAGGACTGCAAACTGCTGACAAGCACGGCGTAACGATACCCGCGAACTGGCCCAACAATGAACTAATAGGTGACCACGTAATAGTTCCGCCTGCCGCCGACGAGAAAACAGCTAAGGAAAGATTGGAAAAGGCCGCGAAAAAAGAGATCGAGTGCTACGACTGGTGGTTCTGCCACAAGAAAGCCTAA
- a CDS encoding DNA double-strand break repair nuclease NurA has protein sequence MPEFLDLLAEEISLKKSYLEEIAGKISELSENYKRMVIEKWRPLPLPLEVIDKIFAVDSSTGIVEVRGGGVVLVARSMALAPFSKSFRKLIVDALYPRNTRDFEEYVRLMREHIEHAVALESLEDEPEFILIDGSLYGRMIHVLMELDLEGREDFMFEYVRTYSDFLTQAVKRGVTVLGVSKDSRSTLFKEELLKKKVLEVASESGVEVEEVLRLWTALRRRPREVLEKVREKVRSGEFPAVILDYFEQARSHVPDSRIILEAGVGQGYSTPLILSLSKVIAGQFDLVLDERASDGNIEKLASVFEKSADKHRGEFVKMAHELIAQLRSYPPVLMSYTIMGPGDDPLRVDIISKEISDVGFLKSGALQSSTRFTDDDTSIATVERSLSLLRGLYAGEKGYNVLLLEVDRRVKISAATLETYRRVIMRELDTLILHSRGERRVHYP, from the coding sequence GTGCCGGAATTCTTGGATCTGCTAGCAGAAGAGATTAGTCTCAAGAAGTCTTATCTTGAAGAAATAGCAGGAAAAATCTCAGAGCTATCTGAAAACTATAAGCGCATGGTCATAGAGAAATGGAGGCCTTTACCACTTCCACTTGAGGTAATCGATAAGATTTTTGCCGTGGATAGTAGTACTGGTATAGTCGAGGTTAGAGGGGGAGGAGTCGTACTTGTTGCTAGAAGCATGGCCCTCGCACCCTTCTCGAAAAGTTTCAGGAAATTGATTGTGGATGCTCTCTATCCTCGCAACACGAGGGATTTCGAGGAATATGTGAGGCTTATGAGGGAACACATAGAGCACGCTGTTGCTCTTGAATCGCTAGAGGATGAACCTGAATTTATCCTCATTGATGGCTCGCTCTATGGACGTATGATCCATGTCCTAATGGAGTTAGATCTCGAGGGTCGCGAAGACTTCATGTTCGAATATGTAAGAACTTACAGCGACTTCTTAACTCAAGCTGTAAAGCGTGGTGTGACTGTTTTAGGAGTCAGTAAGGACTCACGTTCAACACTTTTCAAGGAGGAGCTGTTAAAGAAAAAAGTCCTTGAAGTGGCAAGTGAATCAGGCGTAGAGGTAGAGGAGGTTCTTCGATTATGGACTGCCTTGAGGAGGAGGCCTCGTGAGGTTCTTGAGAAGGTTAGAGAGAAGGTTAGATCGGGAGAGTTTCCAGCCGTTATCCTGGATTACTTTGAACAGGCCCGCTCACATGTTCCAGACTCTCGCATAATTCTTGAAGCAGGTGTAGGTCAAGGCTATTCGACTCCTTTGATCCTGTCTCTCTCAAAGGTAATAGCGGGACAGTTTGACCTTGTGTTAGATGAACGTGCCAGCGACGGTAACATTGAGAAGCTTGCCAGTGTTTTCGAGAAATCAGCTGACAAGCATAGAGGGGAGTTTGTAAAAATGGCACACGAGCTTATCGCCCAGCTTAGAAGCTATCCTCCTGTTTTGATGTCATACACCATTATGGGGCCTGGTGATGATCCTTTACGTGTTGATATTATAAGTAAGGAGATTTCCGACGTAGGCTTTCTAAAAAGTGGAGCACTCCAAAGCTCTACTCGGTTCACTGACGATGATACATCTATTGCAACTGTAGAGCGGTCCTTGTCACTTTTAAGAGGGCTTTATGCAGGTGAGAAAGGCTACAATGTTTTATTGCTAGAGGTAGACCGCAGGGTTAAAATTTCAGCTGCGACTCTGGAAACATACAGGAGGGTTATAATGAGGGAGCTTGATACGCTTATTCTCCACTCGAGGGGTGAGAGACGTGTCCACTACCCTTAG
- a CDS encoding ATP-binding protein, translating into MSTTLRLVGRIVEKASPESFVFVTDKEEHPQKFEYVIVKSREYVNGVLREVDVLAQVVGVLSSSTAFNSSLNLTTLERVHRAGIDDSNILCTAKTLGFLAEENGRRVVLMPRRALFPGNPVFLAPDVLVSNFFSYEPEEGLYIGTLVSRSSVPVYLSVNGFRRHVAVIAQTGAGKSYTVGVIIEELLRLGGTVVIIDPHADYVFLSRDRDMKRHEYSDRILVFRNPNSTGRYSSSQLDNVNELVFKFSELEGDEVAGVAGIPEGWSNVREVIRAAIKKLREKGNDYQVRDLIQVLEEMAARSGTKRVKEAAQRAINHLRRLTKFKVFGERTTSLKDEILKPGHVSVIDLSGLNDASQDYIVSRILEGIFELRYTGQFRYPIFVVVEEAHRFVPGKESKKNTMSSQVIKTIAAEGRKFGVFLVLVTQRPSKIDSDALSQCNSQIILRITNPLDQRAVQESSERLSADLLADLPGLNVGEAVILGELTRVPVVVKVRARRTKEGGADIDLVEELRQAREELRLTTPKIAPPAKGVFSEV; encoded by the coding sequence GTGTCCACTACCCTTAGACTCGTAGGAAGAATAGTTGAAAAAGCGTCTCCTGAGAGCTTTGTTTTCGTCACAGATAAGGAGGAGCACCCGCAAAAGTTCGAGTATGTAATAGTCAAGTCTAGGGAATATGTCAACGGAGTTCTCCGAGAAGTAGACGTCCTTGCACAAGTGGTCGGCGTACTCTCTAGCAGTACTGCCTTCAATTCATCATTGAATTTGACGACACTCGAAAGGGTACATCGGGCCGGTATAGACGACTCCAATATCCTTTGTACGGCTAAAACACTTGGATTCCTAGCCGAAGAAAATGGTCGCCGGGTTGTACTCATGCCTAGGAGAGCACTATTCCCAGGTAATCCAGTCTTTTTGGCTCCGGACGTGTTAGTCAGTAACTTTTTTTCCTATGAACCCGAGGAGGGACTGTATATAGGTACTCTGGTTTCCCGAAGTTCGGTCCCCGTTTACCTGAGCGTGAACGGCTTCAGAAGGCATGTAGCTGTCATTGCACAAACAGGTGCTGGTAAATCTTACACTGTTGGCGTCATAATAGAGGAACTCTTAAGGTTGGGTGGCACAGTTGTCATCATTGATCCACACGCCGACTATGTCTTCCTGAGCAGAGACAGGGATATGAAAAGACACGAGTACTCAGATAGAATCCTAGTCTTCAGAAACCCAAACAGTACGGGAAGATATTCGTCGAGTCAGCTGGATAACGTCAACGAGCTTGTTTTCAAGTTTTCAGAGCTTGAAGGCGACGAGGTTGCCGGTGTCGCCGGCATCCCAGAGGGGTGGTCGAATGTTCGGGAGGTAATACGTGCGGCTATCAAGAAGCTTCGCGAGAAAGGGAACGATTATCAGGTCAGGGATCTAATACAGGTGCTGGAAGAGATGGCTGCAAGGTCTGGAACTAAGAGAGTTAAAGAGGCTGCCCAGCGAGCTATAAACCACTTGAGACGTTTAACTAAGTTTAAAGTGTTTGGGGAAAGGACTACTTCTCTCAAAGACGAGATACTTAAACCCGGGCATGTATCAGTTATCGACTTGTCAGGGCTAAACGATGCAAGCCAGGACTATATTGTTAGCAGGATCCTTGAAGGTATATTCGAGCTGAGATACACGGGGCAATTCAGGTACCCTATATTCGTCGTGGTTGAAGAAGCTCATCGATTCGTCCCGGGTAAGGAGTCCAAGAAAAATACCATGTCCTCTCAGGTTATTAAAACAATAGCTGCAGAGGGGAGAAAGTTCGGCGTTTTCCTCGTACTGGTAACCCAGCGGCCCAGCAAGATAGACTCGGATGCTTTAAGCCAGTGCAACAGCCAGATAATATTGAGAATAACAAACCCTCTGGATCAGAGAGCAGTTCAAGAATCAAGCGAGAGGCTCAGTGCAGACCTCCTTGCAGATCTGCCTGGGCTAAACGTGGGTGAGGCTGTAATCCTAGGTGAACTCACGCGTGTGCCCGTGGTAGTCAAGGTTCGTGCTAGAAGGACAAAGGAAGGTGGTGCGGACATTGATCTGGTCGAGGAACTAAGGCAGGCAAGGGAAGAGTTAAGGCTTACCACGCCTAAAATAGCTCCACCAGCCAAGGGTGTATTCTCAGAGGTGTAA
- a CDS encoding metallophosphoesterase family protein, whose amino-acid sequence MPLRLVHTADNHLDPKLSYLGSKALDRRLDFYKSFLRVVEFALERKPHLFLVSGDLFDSINPRNPVRTRVLQAFRRITSEGIKAFVIGGNHDMPRSQEEGMSPIGEIEAAGYATFFPELDEFRVEHLKVEGLDVAVTGLSFDPTLEISSNPLRDRNLRIPIEGDINIAMLHYNFAGFKIPKNWAAPTITPADLPEGLNYLAMGHLHGHSYTTIKETLVVYPGSTERRSFNEETDDKKGFVYVELTGNNTPRLEFIEVPTRPMKTFEVTLDETVDEPVTRVLKAVNVVDQELLARIVIKGSLPVEKMSRYSKAELLNKLANNFFHVVVDDSGLKSLFKEIKLTSDISSPIDSYKEYFNEALSNVTGEEADILRLALEIGLKVLQEVGAW is encoded by the coding sequence ATGCCTCTTAGGCTAGTTCATACAGCTGACAACCACCTAGACCCAAAACTAAGTTATCTTGGTTCGAAAGCCCTCGATAGAAGACTTGACTTCTACAAATCCTTTCTCAGGGTTGTCGAGTTCGCGCTAGAGAGGAAGCCTCATCTATTCTTAGTCTCGGGGGATCTCTTCGATTCGATAAATCCCCGAAACCCCGTAAGGACGAGAGTATTGCAAGCTTTCCGTCGAATAACGTCTGAGGGCATTAAGGCCTTCGTCATCGGTGGCAACCACGACATGCCTCGATCACAAGAAGAGGGCATGTCACCCATAGGTGAGATTGAGGCCGCAGGATACGCGACATTCTTCCCAGAACTAGACGAGTTCAGGGTGGAGCACCTTAAAGTCGAGGGGCTGGACGTAGCAGTAACGGGTCTCTCCTTTGATCCTACTCTGGAAATAAGCTCTAATCCTCTTCGTGACCGCAACCTAAGGATCCCAATCGAAGGGGATATAAACATCGCCATGCTCCATTATAACTTTGCAGGCTTCAAAATACCCAAGAACTGGGCAGCACCCACGATAACTCCCGCAGATCTCCCCGAAGGCCTCAACTATCTCGCCATGGGACACCTCCACGGGCACTCCTATACAACCATTAAGGAGACACTCGTGGTCTACCCTGGGAGCACTGAGCGCAGAAGCTTCAACGAGGAAACTGACGATAAAAAGGGATTCGTGTACGTTGAGCTCACTGGTAACAATACACCCAGACTGGAGTTTATAGAGGTTCCGACCCGTCCCATGAAAACTTTTGAGGTAACTTTAGACGAGACGGTTGACGAACCCGTAACCAGGGTTCTTAAAGCCGTTAATGTCGTTGATCAAGAGCTATTGGCAAGGATCGTAATAAAGGGAAGCCTTCCCGTTGAGAAGATGTCACGCTACAGCAAGGCTGAACTATTAAACAAACTAGCAAACAACTTTTTCCACGTTGTCGTTGATGACTCTGGTCTTAAAAGCCTCTTCAAGGAGATCAAGTTAACATCTGATATAAGTTCGCCAATCGATTCCTATAAAGAGTACTTCAATGAGGCCTTATCCAATGTGACGGGCGAGGAAGCGGACATCTTGAGGCTTGCCCTGGAAATAGGTCTTAAAGTACTACAGGAGGTGGGAGCGTGGTAG